Part of the Penaeus vannamei isolate JL-2024 chromosome 9, ASM4276789v1, whole genome shotgun sequence genome is shown below.
GGAAACGGTGAAAACAAGTATTATTTAATGATATAATTTAATGGTATGAATAGAATTAACTAAATCAGATGGGATCCTCGGCAATGAAAAGGTTCAGAACCACTACCTTtgaattcataactttttttttttttgggggggggaggatggttgGCTGGTATTCGAAATAGAACAACTATaatcttctttcttgtcttgcaTATGTACCCTATTAATTTTTGTACAAATGTTGAAGAACATCTTCTTTGCTTAGGTTAATGATCTGTTCACCTGGAATTCCACTGGTGCTCAGGGAGATGGAGTCAACAACGTGAAAATATTCTGTCCAGGTAAATGGAATATGTTGCTATGTACACCATGCAGATGTTGAGCTTTTTCGCGCTTGATAGTGATAAACATTCGtgcagcacgcacgcacacacacacacacacacacacacacacacacacacacacacacacacacccagtcactcactcacacagacacacacatatatgcacacaaccaaacttacacttacacactcatattcgcacacgcacacggatgtaatatatatatatatatatatatatatatatatatatatatatatatatatatatatatatatatattatattatatacatgtattatacacacacacacacacacacacacacacacacacacacacacacacacacatatatatatatatatatatatatatatatatatatatatatatatatgtatatatatacatatatatatatattatatatatatatatatatatgtatatatatatatatacatatatatatacatattatatatatatatatatatatgtatatgtatatatgtatatatatacacatatatatacatattatatatatatatatatatatatatatatatatatatatatatatacatatatatatatacatatatatatatacatatatatatatatacatatataaatatacatatatatacatattatatatatataaatatatatatatacatattatatatatatatatatatatatatatatatatatatatatatatatatatatatatatatatatatatatatatatatatatatatataaatgtgtgtgtgtgtgtgtgtgtgtgtgtgtgtgtgtgtgtgtaagtgtatgtatatatatacatatatatatatatttttttttttttctttttgattatttattttcataccaCATTTTAGCGAAAAATCGCTAAACGTAGTAAATAAAACCGAACAAGGCAGCGTTTTTATCCGGATGCTCCCTCGTGCGTTCCGGGGATGTGTTGAGACTTTCCTTACAACCATCATGTGCATTAAAAACTGTAAACAATTATGACACACTTATGAAATCTTTTTGCTATGTAAGGTTAGCAATCATCAGGGCGGTAATGTCGGCTGTGAACATATTTTATGTGAAGAAGGATTAATGCCTATAACTAGGAGCTGCATCTCTCTCTAGCCAAATTAATACAtattatgcttgtgtgtgtgtgtgtgtgtgtgtgtgtgtgtgtgtgtgtgtgtgtatatatatatatatatatatatatatatatatatatatatatatatatatatatatacatatatatatacatatatatatttatatatatacatatatatatataattatgtatgtatatataaatatctatataatacaatatgaattatcatatttttacgtATCACCTATTTCTTCCCATGCGTTCCCTTTCACTAATTAAACATCGTTACATTTAATTGAAATTTCAGGACTGTTGTTACTTCTAAAATGCTAAAGGTCTAAATACGAGAGAGATGCTTGCCAGTTTCTACGTTTATGATTACTTTTTATCTAAAGTCttgaatcattataattatcttaatattcATGCGGCACTAATCACTGCTATAACGGTCAATATCGTTATGCTCACCATTATGGCTGTTTACTCCTCATGATTTGCCTTATCTGACGGCTTCCTCATcggtcttccctctcccccaggcCCGTGCAGGTGTCgcaaggtgaaggtgaggggtgagaggtgcTTCCGCGGCTACTACGGGAGGACCGACGTCGTAGAGCAACTCAAGGAAGAGGAGACTGCCAGACTCGAGCAGGAGGCGCTGGCGAAGGCACTGCGCACGACTAAGGGCTTGAGCTTGTTGGCGCCATCGCCCCGCCTGCTCCCAACGACGTCCATGACCGGCGAAGATGCCCTCGAAACGCTCTTCAGGCAGATGAACGGAAAAGACAACAGGAATCTCCCGAAGGTGAAGATCCAATCGCCCTCCACCTCGCCAAGGAAGTCCCTCTCGCGTGTGAAGCGGTTCTCGTTGCCCGGGCAGAGGGACAGGAACCAGCGGGCGAACATAGACAATCTGCAGGGGCTGTTGGCCGGTCAGTTTAACCTCGGACACGATGGCGCCGGCTTACAAAATGGCCGGAAAAAGGGCTGGCAAGACGAACGCAGAATTGACCAAGTAGATAACACATTAGATGAACAAGATGGTGATCGACACATGTTCGATATTCTGCTAAATGACCAGCAAGACGATCAGCTAAACAGGGACCAGAAAGGTGAACCAATAAGTAACTGGCAAGATGTTCTGATAACTGACCGGCAAGTCAATATGTTAAATGACCGGCAATCTGATGTGTTAAATGGCCGGCAAGCTGACATCTTAAATGGCCGGCAATCTGATATGTTAAGTAGCCGGCAAGCTGACATATTCAATGATCGGCAAGCTGACATCTTAAACGGCCGGCAAGCTGATATGTTAAATGGCCGGCAAGTTGATATGTTAAGTGGGCAACTAACTGACCTGCTAAATAGCCAGCAGGTAGATTTGCCAAATGTCCGACAAGTAGATATGTTAAATAGCCAGCAAACTTATAATTTACATGGCCATCAAATTGAAATGTTAAATGACCGCCAAACAGACCTGCCAAATGGTCGACAAGTGGATTCGCCAATTGACCGACAGTATCCTATGCTAAGTAACTGGCAAGGGAGTCGACAAGAGGACCAACGAGATGCTCGACCAAACGAACGCAAAGCCGCCGCCCAAAACGAACAGGAAGACGACGCACTAACTCGCCTGCTGTTTGCCCAGTCGCAAGTCCGCCAGAGAGACAGTTACCCGCTTTTGAGCAGCAGGTTACCCAAGAAACCTGCGCCGAAGAATACCCTCCAGGAAACGCTAGACATGCTGAATAAACTCTCAGAGTGTGTATTGTCTCCGCCAGAGACATCATCCTCAGCAACTGAACGACCGAGCAAATCGTGTGCAGCGGGAACACACCCAGTTTCCGCCAAGGTTAAACCAAAGCCACCGCCATACGGACCGGACACTAGGCGCACCAGAAGGAATTTGAACTTGACAATATTGCAAAGTTTTAATAATCTGCATATCGACGGCCAGGATAGCGAGGTCGTTGAGGAAGAAACAGTTAAGTGCGAACCTGATGTTTACGCTTACATGGGCAACGCAGAATATAAAATCACTCGCACTGAAACAGGTCACTTCTGGTGGATAGGTgagtctttgttctttgttcgttGTCTGATACAGAAatgcatatacagagaaataaatgcatatctatcagtctagacatgcgtaACTAccgtgtagataaatagatatatgtatatatatttgatagatatgcatttattcgtgtgtatatgtatatggatgtctataaacgaatattcactgggtgagcctcgcacagttttaacaagcCGGCCTTCCGTGTCCAGGATACTAAAACACTTTCCGTTTTAGTTAGGCTGAGGAATTGTCGAATATTGTAATGTAAGCAATAGACAAAAATGTCCTTTTTCTAACTATGGTGTTTtacttgtttaaaaaaaatagacTCGGGTAAACATTTTCTTGGTAAGTGCTAACGAATATCCAGAAAAATAGTGAATCATCTACTAACCTCCCGCTAGTAAGTTGTCTTCTACATTATTTTGAAAACCAATGACTCAAAGTTGAAAAGCCATATTAAATGACCATACTGATAAATTGTTCCCTATACTGATAACAATACCTCGTGTGTGCCTACCTGCGCATTATATTAGTATAATCTCTAAGTATAAATTCCTGCCTTTCTTATCAGTGTATCTCTCATAGGTAATTTTCTCGTCACGACTATTATAAATCAGTGTCCTTATAACGCAAAACTTATTTTTTGCCGTTAATTGAGACCATGCGCATTCTAATTTGTTCTAAGGCCAACTGTCCGTAATTTTGATATTAAATGTTTGTTAGTTTAAACTTCCATCTATGAAATAAGCGCCAATATGTTCACGTTAATGCACTGTAATGAATGAAATACGTTATTGTGAACataatgatgtttatgttatAGACGAAAGTTTAAACTAAAATAAATGTTTTTGAGGTAATTCATCTGAGAACACTTTGGACGCGCACGCATTCAATTAACCGTGGCTTTTAAATGCTTGTAACATGGGAACTAATCTCTGTCTTTCATCTGGAGCATATTTAAGTGGCGATATTTTCTATGTTGAAGTCCatagttttcctgtttcttcttagTCATTACACTCATTGCTTTAGTTTTATCTGGAGGATCATTGCAGCCGAAATATATGCTGCTGAGATTTCGGTTACACACCAATACAAGACTATTTTTATGGTGGTCTGTAAGAAGTCTGCCTGGAATGGTGGTTTGGCCTTCAGCTATCCAGTGTTGGGATGCATGCTAAAAATCTGCCGTGAGATCGAGCCCAATCTGCAGctcattttgtatgtatattttcttgaACAGCTTCTCGTTTTTTTCAGAGAAAGTCCCACGTGTTTGTCAGACTTTCCGACTTGCTGAAGGACTACTGGAATCAGATTTAGTAAACGCAATACTGGCTTCAGGCGTGACCTCTTTAGTATATTTTtttgaagatgaaaagagagccAGTGAAATTTATAATTAGATCAGTCAATGGTAGATGTCTTCATATTAATTGCTCTAGAATATTAGATATCCCTTTGGACTATATGGCAGCACAACTCAATTTCTTAAGAGCAGTttcgaagaaaaaacaacagtttgctggtagataaatatatcattCTGCATTGCTCGTCCTGATCATTTACATGGAGTGTCTCTTCATCAATACCCGAGAAACATAATCTCTATCATAATCTTTATACAAGGTCTAGAGATAAGGCTATTGTAGGGAAGGATACATGTCACATCCGCTCAAACAAGTTAAGAGTTGAGCACGAAATATTCAGGCGCCGGTATAAGTACTTTTTAGACCTTGCTACAGATTTGAGTCATGTTCGGTGCAGTCCGACACTTTAACAGTTGGGCAGCTAGGCAGTTTACAGAGTGAGAAAAGACGATGTcgagatgataaataaaaacgGTCCGACACTTTAACAGTTGGGCAGCTAGGCAATTTACAGAGTGAGAAAAGATGATGTcgagatgataaataaaaaggtTTCGATGTGACCGATTTTAATCTCGGCATCTATACTGCTGGCCATTTAGGTTAGTAGATGCGGCTCTTGATTCCGCTGACCCTAGAAAAAGCCTCTCGCTCTCGATTTTCCCTTACATTCTCGTCTTTTCCTGAATCCATCCTTGGAATATTGAAAAGTTTATTCTTAAAAGAAGCAGATTTTAtaccattaaaaatatatatgttaattcaaTGTTATAAATCAATGACTATAGTCGATTTTTTTGTTGTCGATTATTTCGACTACTTTACCCCAGATTAAACATTACAAAGGTGTTTTAAAAGTGTTGaagttattatgttattattagatCTTATCACAAGACATATATTAGGCCCCCTATACACACTGAAAGGCATTACAAAGTTCGTTGTATAAACTCGGTTTTCGAATTTCAACGCCGTTGGCCATGCAATACCTGTGTgcactattttattttattattattattattaattattattattatttttttggtgttgAGCCTTTTCTGATGACTGGTGACTAATTGCGGTGATTTTTTCTGCGATTATTTTTCACAACTATGAGCGTATAGAATGGCTTTTAAAGACAGAGTGAATTTAACGTTAATACATTCGTTTGTACTAAGACATACTATCACTGCATTGTCATCTACTGATTACAGATAAGATTTACTTCTTAATGCACCAATGGATACAATTTCCTAATGTAGGCTAAATCACACTAAGACGAGGGTGTTAATACTCTAAATTAATGGCATTCATTACGGCCTTGGGTGGAAAGACAGCAAACATATTACGCCTCCCAATACACGTTAACCTAGAGGTGTGTAGTGGTGAAAGTGccggtggatatttttttttctgtaaccgACTGAATATGCAGCATATGCGCGGAACCTTTAACTACTGTATGCACAAACTACACTGCTGCAGCCGATTTGTGCAGTGCCTGTGCACAATCTGGCTGGGTTTCAGTAGAATCACACTTTTTAAACCATACTAGAAAAATATTGAAGATCTGGGAAAACATATTCGTCGCTGAAATTTTGATTTACATCcttcacagaaaaaaaacgaacaaacttTTTACCGATCAACAAAATTCCCTTTATTCGAATATTCCAGTAGTTTTCTATAGTAGACAACTATGTACAGTAGCTGCTTCTACTGTTCTAGGCTTCTATTGTCTAAGCACAAGCTGGCATTCGAATTGTCTTCTTCAGTGTCCAAGAGTCtagcttttttattttcctaGTAGACACACCTTGTCAACTACCCGCGTTTATGTGTATTAAGGGATTTATTTGGATTCGTTTTAGTATGTATTAACTAAAATCCATTGAAATCCACAGGTGTATATTATGAGATCTAATCTGTAGTATATGCTTACACTAATCTTTTTAACAGTCGATTACAGGTAATTATAATCTATTACGGAATATGTTTATCTTCCAATTGATGACGTCTATATTACCTTATCAAGTCGCTAGATTTTGAACTCTCATCACTTAAATCATTGACAGCGAATGGAGGAAAGttattgggtgtttttttttttcttatataaaaaaagttCGTGACCCAGTGAGTACTTACATTCGAAGTATCTTTTGATGTTTCAGGGTAGTGCTTCGTAAAATTCGAAGCCGCATAGTTAGTAATTAGCGTTTTCTATCTAGAATTCAAAGTAAATATCGAGTTACATAGTCCCCTAATCTGAAGTGTTTTTTGCATTTTCAACGAATATGCATATAATCTAATAAA
Proteins encoded:
- the LOC113824576 gene encoding uncharacterized protein: MTGWYTFVPGEEGFQLVVNLEDEAKVEYKLVYVRTRQAWVIKEIRSPMVNDLFTWNSTGAQGDGVNNVKIFCPGPCRCRKVKVRGERCFRGYYGRTDVVEQLKEEETARLEQEALAKALRTTKGLSLLAPSPRLLPTTSMTGEDALETLFRQMNGKDNRNLPKVKIQSPSTSPRKSLSRVKRFSLPGQRDRNQRANIDNLQGLLAGQFNLGHDGAGLQNGRKKGWQDERRIDQVDNTLDEQDGDRHMFDILLNDQQDDQLNRDQKGEPISNWQDVLITDRQVNMLNDRQSDVLNGRQADILNGRQSDMLSSRQADIFNDRQADILNGRQADMLNGRQVDMLSGQLTDLLNSQQVDLPNVRQVDMLNSQQTYNLHGHQIEMLNDRQTDLPNGRQVDSPIDRQYPMLSNWQGSRQEDQRDARPNERKAAAQNEQEDDALTRLLFAQSQVRQRDSYPLLSSRLPKKPAPKNTLQETLDMLNKLSECVLSPPETSSSATERPSKSCAAGTHPVSAKVKPKPPPYGPDTRRTRRNLNLTILQSFNNLHIDGQDSEVVEEETVKCEPDVYAYMGNAEYKITRTETGHFWWIGMGNDLFAVSDEGGPCLDQLPAHTKWMTAVDRNAVKNNENVTVQCVDWDPS